The genomic DNA CCACGgctaaatttaaatttgttaaatttgccccaaacaatctgataaccagaaaaccagaaaaaggccaaataaggcCTAATAATCAAAATCTAcctttggacttctcaacattagatctcttgcgcctaaagcacttattgttaatgaaattatctcaaattattgccttgacgcattATGCCTCACCAAAAcctgatttaaaacaaatgaatatattggtccaAATGGtttactccgtcaggatatttctataagcatGAACCCCGTCTAACTGGTTGCGGTGGTGGTGTTGCCACTATCCACAATGatttactcactgttactcagaaaataaggcccaggtttaactcatttgaagtgcttaTCATTAATATTGCTCTCcgtaaaatacataataaacccgcgctatattttaccctggtcaccgtgtacagacccccagggccatatgtcgattttcttaaagaatttggacatctgctatcagacctattgtTTAACTCTGACAAatgttgatagtaggagactttaacattcatgtagatgatgctaacgacgcttTGGAATTCATagatttactaaattcctttgggttaaacaaaatataaagggaGAAACTCACCGctttaatcatacactagatttaattatatcccatggtagaaatatagaaatatgaatctgactactaaagacagattcacaagttaTCTGCCGGATCTGGACTTCTTTAATGGAAAAATCAATAGTATCatgaagaaaataatgaaggttcaacctctaatagtatcTCACGATCCAGTTCAGCCtatagcttcacatttagattttcagtgctttacaggtataggacaggaagagctgtataaacttatcacctcagctaaatcaacaacgtgcctgttagacccaatcccaaccagatttttgaaagaagtgatgcttacggttggagagccacttttaaacattattaattcttcattatatctaggtcacgtccctaaacctttcaagttggcagttattaagccgcttcttaaaaaatctaatttggacgcaaatgaaataacaaattatagaccgatttcaaacctcccctttatataaaaaatattagaaaagtagtatcagctcaaatatgcacattcttgcaagaaaacaacatccttgaagaatttcagtcaggtttcaggccccatcatagtacaaaaactgcactagttaagattgcaaaccacttgtttttagctttggaccaaggctgcatctcaatactagtcttgcttgatcttagtgctgcattcgacactatagatcataatattctcatagatcgtttacaaaatcacataggtattcaggaaaaggcattaaaatggtttagatcatacctgtctaatcgataccattttgtagatctaaatggagaaccatctggtgtaatgccagtgaaatatggggtcccacaagggtcagttttaggacctctgctgttctcaatatacatgcttcccttgggtaacatcattagaagacataggattagtttccattgttatgctgatgatacccaattatatatctcaacaaaaccagacgaaatacctaagttgtctagattaaccgagtgtgtgcaggacataaaagattggatgaccaataactatCTTTTACTAatctcagacaagacagaggtATTACTCATTGGCCCAAAAACccgcacacaacagctttcacaattcagcctgcgtactgttactactagcaaaaagtaaaagacctgggcgtaatattagacagtaacttgtcctttgaaaatcatatttccaatatcacaaaaacagcctttttccatcttagaaatatcgccaaacttaggagcatcttatccgtatctgatgcaaaaAATTTAGTtaatgcattcatgacctccagactggactattgtaatgcattactaggtggttgtcctgcatcctcaataaacaagcttcagttagtccaaaatgcagccgccagggttctcactggatccagaaaatatgatcatataaccccaatattattatCCCTGcactgttcagtttagaattgatcacaaaatagtattacttacatacaaggctttaaatggtgttcggggctcagacacagtttcccagtttaaaagtataagacgcatctcttttatctggcatacgcgtaactcatcccataactttaTACCTAAGTAcctctatcctgaatggcaactacgctaattctctctatctgttctgtacttttctacccattcCGAGGCACCTGGAGATTGTAcaagcttcagtagacaaaggccagccctgcgaggatcctgaggcatccagagaaggaccagctccagctggattctgctttatgatggttagagctacacatcctgctcctgtgctcccagtgatccagaccccatctgccctctgcacctgctgactcatccctatgttgaactggacttcatgttaatttgaagaatttctgttatattgtactttcagctgcataacacacatgatgttatatcatctctatctgttatcacccaaatatgaatgggttccctggtaagtctggttcccctcaaggtttccacctactgccatctcagggggtttttccttgccactgtcacggttacccttggcttgctcattagagacaattcattcattcgtctcattattatctagacacattttcctCACACATATACAATTTgctattattattggtattattattattattattattattattattttatgaattttattcatttttgtgaagctactttgagacaatgaccattgttaaaagcgctatataaataaaattgaattgaattgaattagcaCTGGTGGTCAAGCAGCACTCTACTATGCTACTGTAATGGCTCTGTATGCCctctagtgaaaaaaaaaacaaatggaaaaaatggaATTTAAGGTATTCTTAAGTCAACAAAGTACTACTATTGTTCTGTTGTCTTTTGGTGAGTGCAGTTTAAGCTACAACATTAAATCCTCATACAGTTTGTAAAGGTAGTTCACATAACATggcttttatttacaattaaaagTAAGTGTATAgatagtactgtatgttattaaGGATTCATTACTAGTGTACATACACTTAACAGTGTACAGTATCGTTGTTCTCACTGAATGTATCAGacacctttttaatttttttcacctCTGGTCTCCATAAGATTCAGTCTAGTTTCTATGTATGTACAATATTAGAGCCAGCCTAAAAGAGATACATGGCCAACTATTTGGTCACTCTAAACACTGTAGATCAATTAGTTACATATCACAATTTTTTGTATGGAGATTAATGTATCaccacactatatatatactaaaaaCCCTAaaacaccctaaaaaatactgggttaaaaacaacccagtttTCTGGGAATCATATCTTGCCTCAATACTGTAATAGTTTCACATCCGAATCGTGATATAGGCTAGACATAGACGTAGTTTGACAATCATCTGGGCAGAATGGCAGCATCTGGTTATATAACCGTAAACGCTCTATTGCTCtatttgggttgtttttaacccagctgctgggtgaatattggactaactacatgctgaGTTAATTTAACCctgcaaaatgggttatttgtttaacccagcaagatgggttaaaAATTCAACCCAAATActaggtcatatttaactataatgctgggttaattctaccacataaattggtcaaatgttctacccagatgttggttcattttaactggaatgttgggttaattctgcctcacaaataggttattattattttcatgttttacagtgaatctgtaaaaaaaactacccaagtctattaaacagttaaattactttgatatactggtctattacaaaaaaaaacttccaagtcttgcaaaccatacatatatgcaataaacaacatcctattgaatgttcatagaaaaaactttttttttttttttaaagcgcaagaacagataatcaacagtgaTATCATTACTATAACAAAGAcagaatggagtaattgcacaaataggctgaggcagcttttaaagagcaggatctctctgtgacattagatatcttttccgaagaacaaaactatccagccctggtctcattttaacacacaaacactgtctatgacttttcaagtaggcctcgctatttcatagcaacattacaaaaagtcctctacaggagcacactgctttggatagttaatgtcaaaaatataaaatgccttaaagcacacatcaaccgccccaagtagtgtgcattgctccagagccagTCCCACCAGAATAACGAATCCCTGACAGCAGCGCTGGTCAtaatctcccaacgtcaggatgtaggggtacggccttgacacttcagcctgctggaggtattccaccatgttggttccaaccttaggaagaaagaaatgaaagaaagtaaaaattagTTGAAtagcaaatatttaaacttaataagactatcaatttagtgtgtaataggattgataataaataaaaaatgacaaagctgtccatTAAGACAAGGTATAGATaaccagaaacaaaaacatgaagacagctactaccaaaaataaatcaataaaggaTAAAGCtccttaatatatttttttaagtcagacTAGTTAAtatggttgctaacgctagcaacctagctAAATGCCTGCGTCATGCTAGCCCTATAGCTAACAGTtaaattcatcacttcaccatcttTGTCCACCCTGCaagctaaaaagctcagacatcttagccgtttctttcacacacaggtgggatTCTTTGGCTAtctagcagctattgtcagctaaaatATCATACCACAGctaccagcctgaaagtttgtgtgtaaccttaacacagtaacagtaataaatgttacatatagtgATAATTTTTCTTtgatatgtgacttaggtgagtgaacatgtatttaacgtcattttcccttaaatgcacAAGGTGGATGAACCGTCATTAGCGCTCAAAAGAGTAGACACGaagctgacagccgctgaatatacactttgggggaggagccaaccAAACTTCAACCGGGCAGCTtcattacacaaaaactacccaactttctgtaaataacccagaaaaattacccaacagaggcaacccagcgtttgggtagaaaaaacaacccagcaatttttttgtgtgtgtatatataaatatatatatatacaggtggGCCACTCTAAACTATATTGGGTATTGTATATGTATTGTATAAGGTCGTATATGTTACAGTATGCAAGTTAGTGTGTGACTTTTGTGTCATACGTGAATCACACCATGCACAGACAGGGGGCGctacattatgtattttttatagcTGCAGATTATTATTTCACTCCACCCTAGATAGAAAATCATTTAGTGTGTTGCAAAAGGTCTGGGCACACCCCCTGATCAGTCAAAGCTCTGTCACGAACAGAAATGTGTCCTTGTCtaagaaagaaaagcaaaggCTATAATCAGTTtgcaacaaataataattagtttgtgaaaataaaacaaacactctTTTCCAACAAAAAAGTATCATTTAGaagaaaatgtatatatgtattatacaGACGGAGGTTCACCACCACAAGTTCCCAAAGGCGCTCTAAGTGAAACTACCCTAAATTATCACTTCTGCTCAACTTCTACTTAAGACCGGCAGTAAAAGTAGTAAAGTAGTAAAGATCATCTCAGTGGTCTACAGGTGGACTGGAAGCACCGGCACCTTCCCCAGGTTTTACAAACTTATCATGGGCACCATCTAGTGTTGTGAGTAATTATGTAACTGTAGGGAAATAAACCACCACAGGGTTCTTCTTCTCCAAATGAGAACTTAGTACAAAGGTTCCAGCAAAAGATGACTGCCTGACAGTGGTGGTATTTATTGCAAACTCAAAAATAATGTCATACTTCATTTGACTTTGCTTAAGGTCTCAGTAATTGTGCAcacagaaaatctttttttgtttaactacaatatattttttgttaaatgctaACTAGAGTTAGGTTAATATACATCACATatagtcaattttatttttgtatttccgTTTTTATATGACTAGGCACAAGGTTTTTAtatgactaagcaaaaaaacaGCCTAACACATGTCACTTACTGTAGTGAAAATGGCCATACTTCTGTATTTTTCTCCTTATATGACATACTTCCTCGTGTCATGGTTAAACAAGCCTTGGGAATCCATTCAAGTGTAGAGGTTTAGGAGAAAAGGAGGTATGGTcttttacaaatgtattttcTATCAGTAGTAGAAAAGTAATATTGTTTTGTTATCATAAGTCTATTTAAgattatgatttaaaaagaaagagctttaaaaaaggttttcagGCCAATGTaggtagtattagtagtagtattgttttttaatagtaTTACCTGAGTCTGTGGTTTGAACCAAtttgtaaaatgtgtaaaatttgtCTTGCATGTAACATCAGCATAATTCCGTAAAGCCAGTGTAAAACCAAAATGACTTTATTCCTCAAATCTCCtccttatataatttaaaaaaactgtgCTTTTGTATAATAGTGTTGTATAACATTAAATCAGTCTGGTAAATAAAACCTGGTGTCTGGTAAATTAAGTATTAACTTTATTACTGTCTTGATATCCAGATATAACAAAGTCATATAAATCggcattttcttctttttgccaGAACTAGATAGAAATCTTTCTTAACAATAAATCtgatatttgtataatttttctttacagcTCTTGCACAAGAAGGAGAAATCTGAATTTCAACTCATTCTGTTTAGGAATGACCACAAATTTAGACATGATGTGTCTCCAGGCAACAATGTCACTGGCTCTTCTCAGTATATACATCTTCAGTTTTCAAGTCAGTGCGTTTTCATTAACAAACTGCACCGTCTCAGCGGCTCTAAACAACACTCGGGAGTTAAACGTTCTTTGCTATAAGATGGGCTTTTATACGGTTCCTTCTTCGATACCCAGAAATGCCAGATTCATAGACATGTCCTTCAACTACTTTTCAAACATTAGAGCTGGAGACTTTAAGGACCTTTGGAACTTAAGAGTTTTCAACTTATCTAATAATAACATCTTAAATATAGAAGAAGGTACTGCAAAGCATTTTCCCAACTTAATCAAACTTAATCTGGCCTACAACAAGTTGAAAACAGTCTCAAGAGGTCTACTGGACGGTCTTCTCAACCTGCAAGTGCTGCGACTTGATGGGAATTTAATCGAAAGCATTGACGAATATGCTTTTAACACTCTTTGGAGTTTGACCATCCTGAACCTTACGGAAAATAACCTCAGACAGATTGCCAACGTCAGACCAGTGCTTTTATCTCCAAACTTGGAGGAATTGCTCATCGGAAGCAATAAATTTGACGTTTTTAATTCATACGAACTGTCAAGGACGACTTTGTCACTGAAAAAAATTGATTTGTCTTACAATCCATTGACCAAGTTCCAAATCACTGAGAACATTTTCCCAAATCTGTATTGCCTTGATTTATCACACTGTGGTCGAAACAGGACTATGCTATGGAATATTACTGATAAGGCTTTTCTGAATTCAGTAAAAGCACTGAATCTGACCGGAGTACACATCCGAGAGAAGGACCTCACCTCAGTACTTCAGAACATTACCTGGGCTTCCTTGTTTATACTCAAATTAAGCGAACTGAATCAGATACAGCCAGAGACTCTTTTACATTTTGGATGCTTGCCTGGACTCAAGGTGCTACGCATGCGGCGCAACAGAATCTCAAACCTGACGACTCAAATGCTCGATCCCTGCTCTAACTTGACAGAGCTAGACTTTGGAGATAACGAAATATCTACTATTTCTGCGCCCATATTTAAAGAACTAACACAGCTTAAGAAACTCTATCTACAAGTTAATAAACTCACCGAGGTCAACAATTCATTTCAGAATCTTCTGATGCTTGAGTATCTAGATCTTAGTACAAACAGTATAAGTGATTTAACCTGTTTAGACTTTGCCAATTTAACACAGTTAAATACGCTATATTTGTACAGCAACAAAATTTCAAAACTTTTACCATGtgtgtttaaagatttaaataatcttGAAATTTTAAAGATGGggacaaataaattattaaagattGACGTTGCTTTTCAACAAGGCCTTCCTTCCCTAAAGTACTTGCAAGTGACACGTAATAAGTTAAGCACAATTTACAAGGAGAGCTTTAAAAATTTGTCTAGTCTTAGAACCCTTGATCTTGGGGACAATCAGATTGTTGAGATTGAACCACATGCATTTTCAGGGCTGACAAATCTAACAGACATGTTACTTAACTCTAACAAGATAACgggtaaaacaataaaagacccAGCTGTGTTCTTTGGCATGCCTAACCTGAAAACCCTAGAACTGCGAAGCAATGTCATTCATTATGGCGATGATATGTTGCAAAATCCcccgtttttttatttaagttcacTAAATATTTTGTCTATTCATAGTCAAAGACGAGGTTCTGGGAAATTCCCCTCaaatctgcttcaaggtttaaCTTCCTTAACAACGTTCAATGGTGGAAACATGAACCTGAATAATCTCCATTCTGATACGTTTAAGTCCACTCCTAACCTTCGGGTTTTAGACCTCTCAGAGAACGTGTTTGCAGACGACAACTCTATAACCGCAGAAGTTTTCCACCCGATTCCAAA from Clarias gariepinus isolate MV-2021 ecotype Netherlands chromosome 19, CGAR_prim_01v2, whole genome shotgun sequence includes the following:
- the LOC128507917 gene encoding toll-like receptor 13, whose product is MTTNLDMMCLQATMSLALLSIYIFSFQVSAFSLTNCTVSAALNNTRELNVLCYKMGFYTVPSSIPRNARFIDMSFNYFSNIRAGDFKDLWNLRVFNLSNNNILNIEEGTAKHFPNLIKLNLAYNKLKTVSRGLLDGLLNLQVLRLDGNLIESIDEYAFNTLWSLTILNLTENNLRQIANVRPVLLSPNLEELLIGSNKFDVFNSYELSRTTLSLKKIDLSYNPLTKFQITENIFPNLYCLDLSHCGRNRTMLWNITDKAFLNSVKALNLTGVHIREKDLTSVLQNITWASLFILKLSELNQIQPETLLHFGCLPGLKVLRMRRNRISNLTTQMLDPCSNLTELDFGDNEISTISAPIFKELTQLKKLYLQVNKLTEVNNSFQNLLMLEYLDLSTNSISDLTCLDFANLTQLNTLYLYSNKISKLLPCVFKDLNNLEILKMGTNKLLKIDVAFQQGLPSLKYLQVTRNKLSTIYKESFKNLSSLRTLDLGDNQIVEIEPHAFSGLTNLTDMLLNSNKITGKTIKDPAVFFGMPNLKTLELRSNVIHYGDDMLQNPPFFYLSSLNILSIHSQRRGSGKFPSNLLQGLTSLTTFNGGNMNLNNLHSDTFKSTPNLRVLDLSENVFADDNSITAEVFHPIPKLKRLIIRSTQIHSLNFLINANLSRLTALRASANKLDVISQTLIRSLPHLISLDLQKNTFTCDCNNAFFINWALNSNNTQVIYLNGYTCSYPLSLRGKSILDMNVESCNVNIDFIMFVLSSVIVMLTLLGSFIYQFLRWQVLYAYYLFLAFLYDSKRKQMHQQHGFKYDAFISYNAQDEPWVVEELIPNLEDEQGWRLCLHHRDFEPGRSIIDNIMDGIYSSRKTICLITHNYLRSTWCSKEIQMANFRLFDEKKDVLILIFLEDIPTCQLSPYYRMRQLVKKKTYLKWPKHGEDTRVFWQKLRMALETKEGPEDEKAFLSGHGECDFV